From Ignavibacteriota bacterium:
GTGAGCAGTCGTGCAAGGTGCAGATGTGCGCCCTGCACGGCCGAGGGGGTCTTGTAGGCGGTGATGATCTCCTGGTACGCGCTCTTTGCCTGGTCGAACCGGCCCATCTCCTGATGGATGTTCGCGAGGATCAGCAGGGCCTGTGCGCGGGCATCGGCGGAGGGGTCGCCTTCGATGACGCGCTTGAGTTCATTGCTGGCAAGGTCGAGGTTGCCTTCTTCGAAATAGATCTGTCCGAGCAGGGTACGGGCGGAGTTCACCGCGCCGCTGGTCGGGTATTCCTGCAGGATCACGCGCAGGGTGCGGCGCGCATTGTCGCGCTCGCCTGTCTGGGTGAAGAGTTTCGCCGCACGCAGGAGCGCATCCGGGGCATTCTTGCTGCGCGGGTGGAAGACCTTGACGCGCTCGAAGGCGAGTGCGGCCTCTTTCAGAGAGCCGAGTGCTGCGTGCGCCTCGCCCACGTTCCACCATGCTTCGGGTGCGCGGGGATTGTCCTGGTAGGTGAGGGCGAACGTCTGAAAGGTGATACTTGCATCCTCATATTCCTTCAGCTGCAACTGCGTGAGGCCGAGGTAGAACCTGGCCTCGACGCTCTGGGAGGTCGTGGGATAGGCCGCGACGAACTGTTTGAGCTGCTCCTGGGCGAGGTCGTACAACTTGTCGTTGTACAGATTGATCGCAAGCTTGAAATCGGCGTTCTCTTTGGTGTTCTGCGCGGGCGCCGGCGCTACGAAAGCGCACAGCACGAGTGCCAGGAAGAAATTTCTCATTACGGCCTTTATGATCATCCGATGGATCAAGGGGGGCGGTGGGTGCACGCGCGCCCACTGCGGACACCCGAATTGTGCGGTGCGGTTGTAGGGGCGGTGCATGCACCGCCCCTACACGGTCAGTACACCTCTGCACCGTACATCCGTAGTCCGGACACCCATGGCGGTCGGTTGCAGGGGCACCCGCATAGCCACTATAAGTATAAACTACGATGATTTTCCCTGCCATTCAAGGCAGGGGGGGCACGATGGTGATGCCTTCGGCAGCGATGGAAAACCCGCCGATCTGCTCCACCAGACGCTCCGAGCCCCGAAGAACGGCGATATGATAGCCCTGTGACCGGGCGATCGAGAGTTCGGGCTGTGAAAGGGCATAGATGTGGAAGGGTGACCCCGGGACACGGTTCCTGAAGAGCTGCTCGTGGAGATCGGACGGAATGCGTTCGATCTGGCCATCCGCGAACCAGTAGGGTTCGGGGAAGCCGGTGATGATGAGCGTGGGGTGCGAAGCACGGGCGGAGAGGATGACCGCACGTTGTGCTTCCCGGGCGTGCGACTTTGCCAGGTCCTCGAGGACCATGCCGGGGCGCATGCCGGGTTGGTAGTGCCCCGTCATCCCCTCATGGGAAACGACATCCGGATTCACGAAGGCAAAGCTGACAAGGAGGGCGCCCGCGATGAGGACCTGCCGGCGGGTGCAGACGCGGTCGAGCGCGAGGAGGAGGAAGGGCAGGACGGGGAGGAGGTACTCGCGCTCCATCGGCAACCAGAGGAACGTCGCCGCAAACAGCAGCACGATGGCGATCGCAACAGTGACTGTGGGCTCCCTCCTGAACTCGATCGTGCGGATCGTCCGCATGGCGGAGGACAACGCGATGGCAATGAACGCCACGGCAAGAGGCCCGAAGGCGTACGTGCCGCGGTAGAGGGCCGCTGCGATGCCGGACGTCTGGCTCGCCCGTACAGCTGCCAACTGGGCGGACGTGGCGGAGAGCCACCCGCTCACTCCCATGGAGAGGAGGACGGGAACGAACGCCGCCGCGGTCACCGCACACGCGGCCGTGACCATTACGAAGATCGAGCGCACGGGGCGCGGACCGGCAAGGAAGGGGATCATGCATGCCGCGCCTGCGATGGCGTTGCCCGGACGGAAGCCGGCGGCCACGCCGATGAACACGCCCGCCATCAACGCTCGCCGTTCCGTGGACGCCTGGAAGGCCAGCAGGATGAACAGCAACGACCAGACGTAGTCCATCGTGACCGCGGAGTTCTTCCAGAACAGCGGCGTGAACGCGAGAATGGCGACGAGCAGGGCGGGGTGACGCGCCTCGCGGAGTGCGATGTGGTTCCAGAGGATCAGCACCAGGAGTGCAACGAGCAGGGTGGCGGAGTTGGAGAGCAACGAACCGCCCATCCCGGTCAGCGGGGCGTTGACGATCTCATGAAGCGGGTACCCGGGGAGCCGGGATGGTTCATAGATCCCCGTGTGCCACACACGGAGTGCAGTCTCCGCGACACGCCACGCGTCGGGATCGGTACCATAGCCTGCGGTGATGAAAGGAATGCGTGTGAGGATGACGAGCAGAAGAAGGAGAGCGAGGCCGGTCCTGTTCACCTGCGCCCCGTCAGCGTGATCGCGGCCGTGCAGCGATGAAGGCGAAGTCGCTTGCGATGCGGCCGGCCTTCATTTCTTCTTCCTCGGTGGCGAGACATGTGTTGAGCACCGCGAGGGCTGCATCATCCGGATGGAGAAAGTGATGCGCGATGTCCTTGAAGACGAGGTGCATGAGTGCTCCCCCGCACATCTTCTCCTCGACGATGTCGAAGTGCTCGTGCACCAGGGGGATGATCGCGGAGGAATCCACGGCTTCGGATGGATCGAACACCCTCATGGCGAGCGTGCCCGGGCGGTACACGGGCGGACGTGGTGTTCCGTCGGGCCGCACTTTCAGGCGTGCAGGCATGCCATCCAGCAAACGGTTGGCAAGTTCGATCTGCCTGTCGGTCCATTGGAACCGCGATGGCCCGACGAATTCATTCACGACAAGGATACCGCCGGGCCTGAGCCAGGAATGGATCTTCTTGATGAAGGGCCCGAGAGGTGCGATATGGTGAAGCGCATCATCGAGGATCACGAGGTCGAAGGAGGCAACAGGGAGATCCAGCGTCCGCACATCGGCGGCAGTGAACGCCGTCGAAGAGGTCATTCCCGCTGACGCTGCGAGCCGCTCTGCCTCGGCGATCCGTTTCTTCGAGATGTCGTACCCTTCCAGGAGTGCGATGCCGCCGGCCGCGACCCACGCGAGTTCCTTCCTGCCCGTGCCGCAGCCGGGTGAGAGGGCGTGCCACCGCGCGTCCGGCGTACTGTACCGTTCGCGCACGTACGAAGCGATATTCTTTGACGGCGAACCGGTGATCATGGTCCGCAGCCTCTCCTGGATCAGCGGAATGGATGTCCACTGGCGCGGATACGTGTCGGTCTGATCCCACACGGCCTCGGTGCGGCTGGCACCGCCGCGGAGGAGCCCGCTGAACGCCACAGCGCCCCGGGAGCGGGTCTTTTCAAGAAGGAGTCGTATGTCGTTGGGATGCAGGAGCACTTAGAGCGCTTTCGCCCGTACGAATTCCCGGTTCAACCGTGCAATATGTTCCACCGAGATCTGTTTCGGACATTCTGCCTCGCACGCATACGTGTTGGAGCAGGCGCCGAAGCCTTCTTTGTCCATTTGCGCCAGCATACGTTCCACGCGTTCCTTCCGCTCGGCGTGTCCCTGCGGCAACAGCGCGAACTGGGAGACCTTTGCGGCGACGAACAGCATGGCGGAGCCATTCGGGCATGTTGCGACGCACGCGCCGCACCCGATGCATGCTGCGGCATCCATGGCTTCTTCGGCATGGTGCTTGGGGACGGGGATCGCGTTGGCGTCGGGGGCCTGGCCGGTCTTCACCGAGACGTAGCCGCCGGCCTGCATGATGCGGTCGAACGCGGTGCGGTCCACGACAAGGTCCTTGATCACCGGGAAGGGGCGTGCGCGCCACGGTTCCACCGTCAGGGTGTCGCCGTCGGGGAAACTGCGCATGCGCAATTCGCAGGTCGCTGCCTTCCGGTTCGGCCCGTGCGCACGCCCTTCGATCATGATGCCACAGCTGCCGCAGATGCCTTCACGGCAATCGTGGTCGAAGGCGACCGGTTCTTCGCCTTTGCGGACGAGGTCGGTATTCAGGACATCGAGCACCTCCAGGAAGGAGGCATCCGGGGGGATGTTGGTGACCGCGTACGTGACCAGCTTCCCCTTCTCGGTCGGGTTCTTCTGGCGCCAGATCTTCAGCGTGAAGTTCATTACTTGTAGCTCCTCTGGGAAGGTTTCACGTATTCGAATTCGAGCTGCTCCTTGTGGAGTTTGGGTTCCTTGCCGTCGCCGGCGTGTTCCCACGCTGCAACGTACGAGAACTTCTTGTCGTTGCGCTGCGCCTCGCCCTCGTCGGTCTGGTGTTCCTCGCGGAAGTGGCCGCCGCAGGATTCTTCCCGGTAATGCGCGTCGCGTGCAAGCAACTCTCCGAGTTCGAGGAAGTCCGCGATACGTCCGGCACGTTCGAGTTCGGCGTTCAGGTCGCCGGCAGTCCCGACCACGTTCACATCCTTCCAGAACTCCTCACGCAGGGCGGCGATCTGTTTCATCGCCTCCTGCAGTCCTTTCTCGTTCCGTCCCATACCGACATTGTTCCACATGATCTGGCCCAGCGCCTTGTGGAAATCGTCCGGCGTGCGCTTGCCCTTGATCGCCAGGAGCCTGGCGATCCGGTCCTGTGTCGCTCCCCGTGCCTCCGCCACGGCGGGATGGGCATCCGGCACCGCCTTGAACTGCGTGGTGGCCAGGTAATCGCCGATCGTGTACGGGAGGATGAAGTAGCCGTCAGCGAGTCCCTGCATCAGCGCGCTCGCACCGAGGCGGTTCGCGCCGTGGTCCGAGAAGTTCGCTTCACCGATGACATAGAGACCGGGGACATTGCTCATGAGATTGTAGTCCACCCAGAGCCCGCCCATGGTGTAGTGCACGGCGGGGTAGATGCGCATCGGGGTCTTGTACGGATCCTCGGCCGTGATCTCGTGATACATGTCGAAGAGGTTGCCGTACTTCTCGGCGATGGATTCCTTGCTGGTGCGCTTGATGGCATCGGCGAAGTCCAGATAGACCGCAAGCTTTGTGGGCCCGACGCCGTAGCCCTTGTCGCACATGTCCTTCGCGCGACGTGATGCCACATCGCGGGGCACCAGGTTGCCGAACGACGGGTACAGGCGTTCGAGGTAATAGTCGCGCTCGTCCTCGGGGATGTCCGCCGGGTTGCGCGTGTCGCCCTTCTTCTTCGGCACCCAGATGCGGCCGTCATTCCGGAGGCTCTCGCTCATCAGGGTGAGCTTGGACTGGAAATCGCCGGCCTGCGGGATGCAGGTGGGATGGATCTGTGTGAAGCAGGGATTGGCGAAGAGCGCACCGCGTTTGTATGCGCGCCAGATGGCCGTTGCGTTGCTGGCCTTGGCATTCGTGGAGAGGTAGAACACGTTGCCGTAGCCGCCTGTGGCGAGCACCACCGCGTTCCCGAGGTAGGTCTCGAGTTCTCCGGTGACGAGATTGCGGGCCACGATACCGCGTGCCTGGCCGTCGGCGATGATGACATCCAGCATATCGCGGCGGGCGTAGTACTTCACCTTCCCCGTATTGATCTGGCGCGCGAGGGCGGAGTATGCGCCGAGCAGCAACTGCTGTCCCGTTTGCCCGCGGGCGTAGAACGTACGCGACACCTGTGCGCCGCCGAAGGAGCGGTTGTCCAGCATCCCGCCGTATTCGCGGCCGAACGGCACGCCCTGGGCAACGCACTGGTCGATGACGTTGCCGCTGACCTGGGCCAGACGGTACACGTTGGCTTCGCGGGCGCGGTAGTCGCCGCCTTTGACGGTGTCGTAGAACAGGCGGTACACGCTGTCGCCGTCGTTCGTGTAGTTCTTCGGTGCGTTGATGCCTCCCTGGGCCGCGATGCTATGGGCGCGGCGGGGGGATTCATGGTAGCACAGCGAGATGACATTGTAGCCGAGTTCGGCCAGGGAGGCAGCGGCAGAGGCGCCCGCCAGGCCGGTCCCGACCACGATGATGGTGTACTTCCGCTTGTTCGCAGGGTTCACCAGCTTCATGTTGAACCGGTGCG
This genomic window contains:
- a CDS encoding DUF2029 domain-containing protein, translating into MNRTGLALLLLLVILTRIPFITAGYGTDPDAWRVAETALRVWHTGIYEPSRLPGYPLHEIVNAPLTGMGGSLLSNSATLLVALLVLILWNHIALREARHPALLVAILAFTPLFWKNSAVTMDYVWSLLFILLAFQASTERRALMAGVFIGVAAGFRPGNAIAGAACMIPFLAGPRPVRSIFVMVTAACAVTAAAFVPVLLSMGVSGWLSATSAQLAAVRASQTSGIAAALYRGTYAFGPLAVAFIAIALSSAMRTIRTIEFRREPTVTVAIAIVLLFAATFLWLPMEREYLLPVLPFLLLALDRVCTRRQVLIAGALLVSFAFVNPDVVSHEGMTGHYQPGMRPGMVLEDLAKSHAREAQRAVILSARASHPTLIITGFPEPYWFADGQIERIPSDLHEQLFRNRVPGSPFHIYALSQPELSIARSQGYHIAVLRGSERLVEQIGGFSIAAEGITIVPPLP
- a CDS encoding class I SAM-dependent methyltransferase — protein: MLLHPNDIRLLLEKTRSRGAVAFSGLLRGGASRTEAVWDQTDTYPRQWTSIPLIQERLRTMITGSPSKNIASYVRERYSTPDARWHALSPGCGTGRKELAWVAAGGIALLEGYDISKKRIAEAERLAASAGMTSSTAFTAADVRTLDLPVASFDLVILDDALHHIAPLGPFIKKIHSWLRPGGILVVNEFVGPSRFQWTDRQIELANRLLDGMPARLKVRPDGTPRPPVYRPGTLAMRVFDPSEAVDSSAIIPLVHEHFDIVEEKMCGGALMHLVFKDIAHHFLHPDDAALAVLNTCLATEEEEMKAGRIASDFAFIAARPRSR
- a CDS encoding succinate dehydrogenase/fumarate reductase iron-sulfur subunit; translated protein: MNFTLKIWRQKNPTEKGKLVTYAVTNIPPDASFLEVLDVLNTDLVRKGEEPVAFDHDCREGICGSCGIMIEGRAHGPNRKAATCELRMRSFPDGDTLTVEPWRARPFPVIKDLVVDRTAFDRIMQAGGYVSVKTGQAPDANAIPVPKHHAEEAMDAAACIGCGACVATCPNGSAMLFVAAKVSQFALLPQGHAERKERVERMLAQMDKEGFGACSNTYACEAECPKQISVEHIARLNREFVRAKAL
- a CDS encoding fumarate reductase/succinate dehydrogenase flavoprotein subunit → MTLDAKIPSGPIEKKWDAHRFNMKLVNPANKRKYTIIVVGTGLAGASAAASLAELGYNVISLCYHESPRRAHSIAAQGGINAPKNYTNDGDSVYRLFYDTVKGGDYRAREANVYRLAQVSGNVIDQCVAQGVPFGREYGGMLDNRSFGGAQVSRTFYARGQTGQQLLLGAYSALARQINTGKVKYYARRDMLDVIIADGQARGIVARNLVTGELETYLGNAVVLATGGYGNVFYLSTNAKASNATAIWRAYKRGALFANPCFTQIHPTCIPQAGDFQSKLTLMSESLRNDGRIWVPKKKGDTRNPADIPEDERDYYLERLYPSFGNLVPRDVASRRAKDMCDKGYGVGPTKLAVYLDFADAIKRTSKESIAEKYGNLFDMYHEITAEDPYKTPMRIYPAVHYTMGGLWVDYNLMSNVPGLYVIGEANFSDHGANRLGASALMQGLADGYFILPYTIGDYLATTQFKAVPDAHPAVAEARGATQDRIARLLAIKGKRTPDDFHKALGQIMWNNVGMGRNEKGLQEAMKQIAALREEFWKDVNVVGTAGDLNAELERAGRIADFLELGELLARDAHYREESCGGHFREEHQTDEGEAQRNDKKFSYVAAWEHAGDGKEPKLHKEQLEFEYVKPSQRSYK